The following coding sequences are from one Halorubrum sp. BOL3-1 window:
- a CDS encoding DUF373 family protein: MTTLVLCVDRSGAIGRATNVPMPVAGWEAVRSLVTDAGLDDPEDASVNCLLESLRVARDLRDEREESVVAVVSAESDTAVGADRSVAAQLDDLVERYEPRAAIVVVDSAEDERVLPVVESRVPVDSVDRVVVRQARDIESTYYLLKQFLADEQLRSTVLVPIGVALLLLPVLFYRFSAGEAIAGVAGLLGAALLYKGLAIDRLVAGMPERIREALYAGQVSVVTYVVAGGLALVGGFFGVIAASELSAGSPRLVEVVEFTFAAVPWFAVAGVTAAVGRLLDELIRDEGIRTPYLNLPFVIAAVALVVRGFAGYFLAQEAVRGPLSVYGMAMTPVQQLATFILGGIVVSLVGVRVASDVGTETLEGVIDAEREADGQRE; the protein is encoded by the coding sequence GTGACGACGCTGGTCCTCTGCGTCGACCGCTCGGGGGCGATCGGTCGCGCCACCAACGTCCCGATGCCGGTCGCCGGCTGGGAGGCCGTCCGGTCGCTGGTTACGGACGCCGGGTTAGACGACCCCGAGGACGCCAGCGTGAACTGTCTGCTGGAGTCGCTACGTGTCGCGCGCGACCTCAGGGACGAGCGCGAGGAGTCGGTGGTCGCGGTCGTCTCCGCCGAGAGCGACACCGCGGTCGGCGCCGACCGCTCGGTCGCGGCCCAGCTCGACGACCTCGTGGAGCGGTACGAGCCGCGGGCCGCGATCGTCGTCGTCGACTCCGCCGAGGACGAGCGCGTCCTCCCGGTCGTCGAGTCGCGGGTGCCCGTCGACTCCGTCGACCGCGTCGTCGTCCGGCAGGCCCGCGACATCGAGTCCACCTACTACCTTCTCAAGCAGTTCCTGGCCGACGAGCAGCTCCGGTCGACGGTGTTGGTCCCAATCGGCGTCGCGCTGCTGTTGCTGCCGGTGCTGTTCTACCGGTTCTCCGCCGGCGAGGCGATCGCGGGCGTCGCCGGCCTGCTCGGCGCCGCGCTGCTGTACAAGGGGCTCGCGATCGACCGGCTCGTGGCGGGGATGCCGGAGCGGATTCGCGAGGCGCTGTACGCCGGGCAGGTGTCGGTCGTGACGTACGTCGTCGCCGGCGGGCTGGCCCTGGTCGGCGGCTTCTTCGGGGTCATCGCCGCGTCGGAGCTGAGCGCCGGGTCGCCCCGGCTCGTCGAGGTCGTCGAGTTCACTTTCGCGGCGGTCCCGTGGTTCGCCGTCGCCGGCGTGACCGCGGCGGTAGGGCGGCTGCTCGACGAGCTGATCCGCGACGAGGGGATCCGGACGCCGTACCTCAACCTCCCGTTCGTCATCGCGGCCGTCGCCCTCGTCGTCCGCGGCTTCGCCGGATACTTCCTCGCGCAGGAGGCGGTTCGCGGCCCGCTGTCCGTCTACGGAATGGCGATGACCCCGGTCCAGCAGCTCGCGACGTTCATCCTCGGCGGCATCGTCGTGTCGCTCGTCGGCGTCAGGGTCGCCAGCGACGTCGGCACGGAGACCCTCGAAGGCGTTATCGACGCGGAGCGGGAAGCGGACGGGCAGCGGGAGTGA
- a CDS encoding coiled-coil protein encodes MVTKEEVIEQYDVEAMDEADNVDLSEDDLENGSKGQLIKRAGQLRDRRNELNQMASERASKRDDLNAKTREKVDEAQEHRENRDELNEQVQEHKDKRNELNADANELFDEVEELKQDLELGSGKSIEELEEEIEDLEFRQQTEVLDAEDERELIEKIDDKREKLAEKKEKVDDTSELDDLVEEAEEVRSEASKHHQKVTELADKAQEHHNNMIEAYREADDIRDEADEMHDLFVEAQEAADRHHEDFVRVQKRLRELDKKEEEERQDERAEKREEEKEEAEEIYQKFKEGETLDTEDLMKLQKTGLL; translated from the coding sequence ATGGTAACGAAAGAAGAAGTCATCGAGCAGTACGACGTGGAAGCGATGGACGAGGCGGACAACGTGGACCTTTCTGAAGACGACTTGGAGAACGGCTCCAAGGGGCAGCTCATCAAACGCGCCGGTCAGCTCCGAGACCGACGCAACGAGCTGAACCAGATGGCCTCCGAGCGCGCGTCCAAGCGCGACGACCTCAACGCGAAGACGCGCGAGAAGGTCGACGAGGCTCAGGAACACCGCGAGAACCGCGACGAGCTCAACGAGCAGGTTCAGGAACACAAGGATAAGCGCAACGAGCTCAATGCCGATGCCAACGAGCTGTTCGACGAGGTCGAGGAACTCAAACAGGACCTCGAACTCGGCTCCGGCAAGTCCATCGAGGAGCTCGAAGAGGAGATCGAGGACCTCGAGTTCCGTCAGCAGACGGAGGTCCTCGACGCGGAGGACGAGCGCGAGCTGATCGAGAAGATCGACGACAAACGCGAGAAGCTCGCCGAAAAGAAGGAGAAGGTCGACGACACGAGCGAGCTGGACGACCTCGTCGAGGAGGCCGAGGAGGTCCGCTCGGAGGCCTCGAAGCACCACCAGAAGGTGACGGAGCTCGCGGACAAGGCCCAGGAACACCACAACAACATGATCGAGGCCTACCGCGAGGCCGACGACATCCGCGACGAGGCCGACGAGATGCACGACCTCTTCGTCGAGGCCCAGGAGGCGGCCGACCGCCACCACGAGGACTTCGTCCGCGTCCAGAAGCGCCTGCGCGAGCTCGACAAGAAGGAGGAGGAGGAGCGTCAGGACGAGCGCGCCGAGAAGCGCGAAGAGGAGAAGGAGGAGGCCGAGGAGATCTATCAGAAGTTCAAGGAGGGCGAGACGCTCGACACCGAGGACCTGATGAAGCTCCAGAAGACCGGTCTCCTGTAA
- a CDS encoding 2,5-diamino-6-(ribosylamino)-4(3H)-pyrimidinone 5'-phosphate reductase: MHVVVNAAQSVDGKLATRRREQLRISGPEDFDRVDRVRAAADAILVGVGTVLADDPHLTLDEEDRRVERLRNGRPGDPARVVVDSTGRTSTDARILDDAATTYLLVSATIDRERREALADAGAEVIVAGEERVDVAAGLDALADRGVDRLMVEGGGEVIFSCFEAGVVDELHVYVGSVVIGGRDAPTLADGTGFTEAFPDLTLGDVERLDDGVVLSYEVDDVEGS; this comes from the coding sequence ACGTGGTCGTCAACGCGGCCCAGAGCGTCGACGGGAAGCTCGCCACCCGCCGCCGGGAACAGCTCCGGATCTCCGGCCCGGAAGACTTCGACCGAGTCGACCGCGTCAGGGCTGCGGCGGACGCGATACTCGTCGGGGTCGGGACCGTCCTCGCCGACGACCCCCACCTCACGCTCGACGAGGAGGACCGCCGCGTCGAGCGACTGCGGAACGGGCGGCCTGGTGACCCCGCCCGCGTCGTGGTCGACTCCACGGGTCGGACCTCGACCGACGCCCGGATCTTAGACGACGCCGCAACGACGTATCTGCTCGTCTCGGCCACGATCGACCGGGAGCGCCGCGAGGCGCTGGCCGACGCGGGCGCGGAGGTGATCGTCGCCGGCGAGGAGCGCGTCGACGTCGCCGCCGGACTCGACGCGCTCGCGGACCGCGGCGTCGACCGCCTGATGGTCGAGGGGGGCGGCGAGGTGATCTTCTCGTGTTTCGAGGCCGGCGTCGTCGACGAACTCCACGTCTACGTCGGCTCCGTGGTCATCGGCGGGCGCGACGCGCCCACGCTGGCGGACGGAACGGGCTTCACCGAGGCGTTCCCCGACCTGACGCTCGGGGACGTGGAGCGACTCGACGACGGGGTCGTCCTGTCGTACGAGGTCGACGACGTCGAGGGGTCGTGA
- the sppA gene encoding signal peptide peptidase SppA, whose product MDDVPTNGRNGLLAAAAAGAATTIAARAALARLTGGRFGDDDEYNTAKVTVSGPIRRNQGRPSPLSGPGGATADDVVEQVEAADEDDDAEALLVELNTPGGEVVPSDDIRRAAAEFDGPTVAYATDLCASGGYWIASGCDELWARDASLVGSIGVVGSRPNAKGLADKLGVSYEQFTAGEYKDAGVPLKEIEEDEREYLQGIIDGYYEQFVETVSEGRDMDSEEIRETEARVYLGDDAAEIGLVDELGTEDDVEDRLADLLGSEPEVREFTPDRGLAERLGIGAERVAFAAGNGVASVFANDGGDIDVELR is encoded by the coding sequence ATGGACGACGTGCCGACGAACGGACGGAACGGGTTGCTCGCGGCCGCCGCGGCCGGCGCGGCGACGACGATCGCGGCCCGCGCGGCCCTCGCGCGGCTCACCGGCGGGCGGTTCGGTGACGACGACGAGTACAACACCGCGAAGGTGACCGTCTCGGGACCGATCCGACGGAACCAGGGGCGGCCGTCGCCGCTGTCGGGACCGGGCGGCGCGACCGCGGACGACGTGGTCGAACAGGTCGAGGCGGCCGACGAGGACGACGACGCCGAAGCGCTGCTCGTCGAGCTCAACACGCCCGGCGGCGAGGTCGTCCCGAGCGACGACATCCGGCGGGCCGCCGCCGAGTTCGACGGGCCGACGGTGGCGTACGCGACCGACCTCTGTGCGTCCGGCGGCTACTGGATCGCGAGCGGCTGCGACGAGCTGTGGGCGCGCGACGCGAGCCTCGTCGGCTCCATCGGCGTCGTCGGCTCGCGGCCGAACGCGAAGGGGCTGGCCGACAAGCTCGGGGTCTCCTACGAGCAGTTCACGGCCGGCGAGTACAAGGACGCCGGCGTCCCGCTGAAGGAGATCGAAGAGGACGAACGCGAGTACCTCCAGGGGATCATCGACGGGTACTACGAGCAGTTCGTCGAGACCGTGAGCGAGGGTCGCGACATGGACTCCGAGGAGATCAGAGAGACCGAGGCCCGCGTGTACCTCGGCGACGACGCCGCGGAGATCGGCCTCGTCGACGAGCTTGGAACCGAGGACGACGTGGAAGACCGGCTCGCGGACCTGCTCGGATCGGAGCCCGAAGTGCGGGAGTTCACCCCGGATCGCGGGCTTGCGGAGCGGCTCGGCATCGGCGCCGAGCGCGTCGCGTTCGCGGCCGGGAACGGCGTCGCGAGCGTGTTCGCGAACGACGGCGGCGACATCGACGTGGAGCTTCGGTAG